One region of Roseiconus lacunae genomic DNA includes:
- a CDS encoding DUF2760 domain-containing protein — translation MSFSVALKAFFAAIGNKDKSNAIQAAMQGTNVKAIDAPKQPESSPQPVVQPPPKRDSALTLLAALQREARLVDLIHEDLDQYADAQVGAAARPCLKQCAGVLDRLLGIKPLVEAGEGETVTVGPSPSPMRYQWIGEGEADSAKLVHHGWQASKVELPSWSGADADANIIAPAQVQRN, via the coding sequence ATGAGCTTTTCAGTTGCATTAAAAGCGTTTTTTGCCGCAATCGGCAACAAAGACAAGTCAAATGCGATCCAAGCGGCGATGCAGGGAACGAACGTCAAGGCGATTGATGCCCCCAAGCAACCCGAATCGTCGCCTCAGCCGGTCGTCCAACCGCCCCCGAAACGGGATTCGGCGCTAACGTTGCTCGCCGCACTGCAACGCGAAGCACGACTTGTCGATCTGATTCACGAAGATTTAGATCAGTACGCCGATGCCCAGGTTGGTGCCGCCGCCCGCCCGTGTTTGAAACAGTGCGCCGGCGTCCTCGACCGTCTGCTGGGAATCAAACCGCTGGTCGAAGCGGGCGAAGGAGAAACGGTGACGGTCGGGCCTTCCCCCTCCCCGATGCGTTACCAATGGATCGGCGAAGGCGAGGCTGACTCTGCCAAACTGGTTCACCACGGATGGCAAGCAAGCAAGGTTGAATTGCCGAGTTGGTCCGGCGCCGATGCGGATGCAAACATCATCGCACCGGCACAAGTGCAGCGCAATTGA
- a CDS encoding SseB family protein, with translation MSESFESQFVDAVEKRDAALVRQMMAQAEFVLLAVADDEDDSEEDGAANVFSTEVDGMDLLVAFTSDEAARNFIDLRRDQYEEDEEIGGYILGGETLLEYMPPEHGLYLNPDTESPMVVDQELLALVQKVQV, from the coding sequence ATGTCCGAGTCGTTTGAATCCCAATTTGTCGATGCCGTCGAAAAACGCGACGCGGCGCTCGTCCGGCAAATGATGGCCCAGGCCGAGTTTGTTCTGTTGGCTGTGGCAGACGATGAGGACGATTCCGAAGAAGACGGCGCGGCGAATGTCTTCAGCACCGAAGTCGACGGCATGGATCTGCTGGTGGCGTTCACCAGCGATGAGGCCGCCCGCAACTTCATTGATCTGCGACGAGATCAATACGAAGAAGACGAGGAGATCGGCGGTTACATCCTTGGTGGCGAAACCCTACTGGAATACATGCCGCCGGAGCATGGGTTGTACCTCAACCCCGATACCGAATCCCCAATGGTGGTCGATCAGGAACTGCTAGCGCTTGTTCAAAAAGTGCAAGTGTAG
- a CDS encoding Hsp70 family protein, with amino-acid sequence MAPRFCVGIDLGTTNSVVAFSELPQDNASAKQQPPPELQLLPIPQLVGPGQVETRSALPSFLYLPRGGEIDSLQHSLTSDPASGIAGVYARQQAAENPQRVVVAAKSWLCHGSIGRTEPVLPWQSPPEVPKVSAFDCTQKFLAHLVAAWNESHADAPLKHQQVVLTVPASFDPAARELTRQAAIEAGLPDDFVLLEEPQAAVYSWLASQSETWRGELTAGDLLLVVDVGGGTTDLTLVAVQEEGGELSLQRLAVGNHLLLGGDNMDLALAHQVATDLQEQGHSLDPWQSVSLWHACREAKESLLASDGPNEKTISVLGRGSSLIGGTISTPLTADRTREVIVEGFFPKCRSDVRPERNAASGFQDIGLPYEADPAITKQVAAFLSDQAETIRQAQPNAGGDVPTEDFIGPTHLLFNGGVFRGEALRDRMRESISDWCSSEPKVLGGHEELDSAVALGAAYYGWTKQTGGIRIRGGTAKSYYIGIETAGLAIPGAPRPLRALCVAPQGMEEGTESEVPGNEVGLIVGTPARFRFFASAKRGDDAVGAQLDRWLPDELVESEPIELTLPRQSSDEGTKDPFVPVRFVSRVTELGMFELWCHSTRTDEQWKMEFNVREPKDPSADGR; translated from the coding sequence ATGGCTCCCCGCTTTTGTGTTGGAATCGACCTCGGCACGACGAACTCCGTCGTCGCCTTTTCCGAACTCCCGCAGGATAATGCTTCGGCAAAGCAACAACCGCCGCCCGAGTTGCAACTCCTGCCGATCCCTCAATTGGTCGGCCCGGGGCAAGTCGAAACGCGATCGGCGCTGCCTTCGTTTTTGTATCTCCCGCGAGGCGGCGAAATCGATTCACTCCAGCACTCACTGACCTCTGACCCGGCGAGCGGAATCGCGGGAGTGTACGCGCGACAACAAGCGGCCGAGAACCCACAACGTGTCGTCGTCGCCGCCAAGAGTTGGCTATGCCATGGAAGTATCGGACGAACCGAACCGGTTTTGCCATGGCAATCACCGCCGGAAGTCCCCAAGGTATCGGCGTTCGATTGCACACAGAAATTTCTGGCACATCTGGTCGCCGCTTGGAACGAAAGTCACGCCGACGCCCCGCTGAAACATCAACAAGTCGTGCTGACGGTCCCCGCTTCATTTGACCCCGCGGCACGCGAATTGACCCGCCAGGCGGCGATCGAAGCCGGCTTACCTGACGACTTCGTACTACTGGAAGAACCGCAAGCGGCCGTCTATAGCTGGCTCGCTTCACAATCAGAAACTTGGCGTGGTGAACTGACCGCCGGCGACTTGCTACTGGTTGTTGATGTCGGCGGCGGCACGACAGACTTGACGCTTGTCGCGGTTCAGGAAGAGGGCGGCGAACTCAGCCTTCAACGTCTGGCGGTCGGCAATCACCTGCTGCTCGGCGGTGACAATATGGACTTGGCTCTCGCGCATCAAGTCGCCACCGATCTTCAAGAACAAGGTCATTCGCTAGATCCTTGGCAAAGCGTTTCACTTTGGCACGCGTGTCGTGAAGCCAAAGAAAGCTTGCTCGCAAGCGACGGCCCGAACGAAAAAACGATCTCCGTTCTCGGCCGAGGAAGTTCGTTGATTGGCGGAACGATTTCGACACCCCTGACCGCCGACCGTACCCGTGAAGTCATCGTCGAAGGCTTCTTTCCGAAGTGCAGGTCAGATGTCCGACCGGAGCGAAACGCGGCATCCGGGTTTCAGGACATTGGCCTGCCCTACGAAGCCGACCCCGCGATTACTAAACAAGTCGCCGCGTTCTTGTCTGATCAAGCGGAAACAATTCGCCAGGCTCAGCCAAACGCCGGTGGCGACGTCCCCACCGAAGATTTCATCGGGCCGACGCACCTGTTGTTCAATGGGGGAGTGTTCCGCGGCGAAGCCCTACGGGATCGCATGCGAGAATCGATCAGTGACTGGTGTTCGAGCGAACCGAAAGTGTTGGGTGGTCACGAGGAACTGGATTCAGCCGTCGCGTTGGGCGCCGCGTATTATGGTTGGACGAAGCAGACCGGCGGAATTCGGATCCGTGGCGGTACCGCAAAGTCGTACTACATCGGAATCGAAACGGCAGGACTGGCGATTCCCGGAGCCCCGCGACCACTTCGGGCGCTCTGTGTCGCTCCCCAGGGAATGGAAGAAGGGACCGAATCGGAAGTCCCCGGCAACGAAGTCGGCTTGATCGTCGGAACCCCCGCCAGATTCCGATTCTTCGCTTCGGCGAAGCGTGGCGATGACGCCGTTGGGGCGCAGCTCGATCGCTGGCTGCCCGATGAGTTGGTCGAGAGCGAACCGATCGAACTGACGCTACCTCGGCAATCCAGTGACGAAGGCACCAAAGATCCCTTCGTTCCGGTGCGTTTTGTTAGTCGGGTGACAGAGCTTGGAATGTTCGAACTCTGGTGCCATTCGACGCGAACCGACGAACAGTGGAAGATGGAATTCAACGTGCGTGAACCCAAAGATCCATCAGCCGACGGCCGTTAG
- a CDS encoding glycoside hydrolase family 5 protein produces the protein MKTPSVVLASLALLLAAFVPDVTAQVVSPIKLGRGVNFGNMLEAPHEGAWGLKADVGWFKKVKEAGFDHVRLPISWGYHTEKSPPFKIEERFFSRVETLANACLRADLKLLINCHHDPSLNEEPLADRDRFLAMWHQISDRFADLPNESVAFELLNEPHGKLGQTPATWDAMVVDAIRVVRRTNPHRTIVIGPVDYNAIGSLHKLTLPNDPLIVVTVHYYLPFDFTHQGASWVSPMKPTGVAWVPESLMIAGGWKNESWNTKIEGSESGLSVDYEAGWAGVKLRASSDVNVPQAFVIHTDRSIKLRLALVPAKRSSDDGDDPEPIFAKVIKTEAGKPIRVALPQSLPGQSFTTIYLQSQSDQPTAPFRIAALELVYDGRSQSLLSTAAEAIHHDLSRAANWGKQYKRRIYLGEFGAYQAGDLRSRVRWTASVREAAESLDLDWCYWELAAGFGIFDPQTETFHKPLVEALIP, from the coding sequence ATGAAAACTCCCTCTGTCGTCCTCGCGTCTCTGGCGTTGCTGCTGGCCGCGTTTGTCCCCGATGTTACCGCCCAGGTCGTCTCGCCGATCAAGCTTGGTCGAGGCGTCAACTTTGGAAACATGCTCGAAGCCCCACACGAAGGGGCATGGGGACTGAAGGCCGACGTGGGTTGGTTCAAGAAGGTCAAGGAAGCCGGATTCGATCATGTACGACTGCCGATCAGTTGGGGCTATCACACCGAGAAGTCGCCTCCCTTCAAAATCGAAGAACGCTTTTTTAGCCGAGTCGAAACGTTAGCCAATGCGTGTCTGCGGGCTGATCTGAAATTGTTGATCAACTGCCACCACGATCCCAGCTTGAACGAAGAACCGCTCGCCGACCGAGACCGCTTTTTGGCGATGTGGCATCAAATCTCGGATCGGTTCGCAGATCTGCCCAACGAATCGGTTGCCTTCGAGTTGTTGAACGAGCCACACGGAAAACTCGGCCAAACGCCGGCAACTTGGGATGCCATGGTGGTCGATGCGATCCGCGTGGTACGGCGAACCAACCCACACCGAACGATTGTGATCGGTCCGGTCGACTATAATGCGATCGGTTCACTTCACAAGCTGACGTTGCCGAACGATCCCTTGATCGTCGTCACGGTTCACTACTATCTGCCGTTTGATTTTACACATCAGGGGGCGTCTTGGGTGTCGCCGATGAAGCCGACCGGCGTGGCCTGGGTTCCGGAAAGTTTGATGATCGCCGGCGGTTGGAAAAACGAATCCTGGAATACCAAGATCGAAGGCAGCGAATCGGGGTTGTCGGTGGACTATGAAGCTGGTTGGGCAGGCGTCAAGCTGCGCGCGTCCTCAGATGTGAACGTACCACAAGCGTTTGTAATTCACACCGATCGGTCGATCAAACTAAGGCTCGCGCTCGTCCCCGCCAAACGGTCCTCGGACGACGGTGATGATCCGGAACCGATCTTCGCGAAGGTCATCAAAACCGAAGCGGGGAAGCCAATTCGCGTCGCGCTACCGCAGAGCCTGCCCGGCCAATCGTTTACTACGATCTACCTACAAAGCCAATCAGACCAGCCGACCGCGCCGTTTCGCATCGCCGCCTTGGAGTTGGTTTATGATGGTCGCTCGCAAAGTTTGCTGAGCACGGCTGCCGAGGCGATTCACCATGATTTATCGCGAGCCGCGAACTGGGGAAAACAGTACAAGCGGCGAATTTATCTCGGTGAGTTCGGGGCGTACCAAGCGGGCGACTTGCGATCTCGCGTACGCTGGACCGCGAGCGTTCGTGAGGCCGCAGAATCCCTTGATCTTGACTGGTGTTATTGGGAACTCGCGGCCGGTTTTGGCATCTTCGATCCACAGACAGAAACGTTTCACAAGCCACTCGTCGAGGCTTTAATTCCCTAG
- the treZ gene encoding malto-oligosyltrehalose trehalohydrolase has translation MTKINSQSVIDFHRRLGSTPSGDSTTFCVWAPHASQVTIDIVGGPTGVRMRRRESGYHDAEVAGVVAGARYFYRVDGGDRRPDPASRFQPEGVHGPSEVIDSEYRWTDQNWKGVRRDDLVIYEAHTGAFTEGGTFQSAIDRLPELVDLGVTAIEWMPVAASAGRWNWGYDGVNFFAPTEAYGTPDDFRRFVDAAHGAGLAVLLDVVYNHVGPEGNYLNEFAPYFSKRHHTVWGEAPNFDDPEFGDEVRRYFIANSIYWLDEFHLDGLRVDAIHCMMDDREPHVVSEMARAVGQWSQATGRPALLIAESNVYDPDMLVEQSDGGLGFDAMWCDDFLHSTFSVLRPEEQLTNREYRPQSDLAQTLQFGYVYEGTMRDQPERRTLDKRVETHGMVYSIQNHDFIGNHPLGERLHRLTSHDAHRAAVALMTLSPAIPMFFMGEEFACEAPFCFFVDFGDDHLRQAVVEGRRREYPQHDWDAGVLPTDEAAFTRAKIGRREDGHTETLNWYKQVIRLRRQFRDSGLLVDDCLEVDVDQERQCFVLRYRNAAQILTVAVRLCSGAIDNAIAFDVDGDVIANSKGGDFGGTLAPNQAVVVLKTLAAGGIADDA, from the coding sequence ATGACTAAAATCAACTCTCAATCCGTCATCGATTTTCATCGCCGTCTCGGCTCCACGCCGTCGGGCGACTCCACGACGTTTTGCGTGTGGGCCCCGCACGCTTCGCAGGTCACGATCGACATTGTCGGCGGTCCCACCGGTGTCAGGATGCGGCGGCGTGAAAGCGGATACCACGATGCCGAGGTGGCCGGCGTTGTCGCGGGAGCAAGATATTTCTACCGTGTCGACGGTGGCGACCGACGTCCGGATCCGGCGTCACGGTTTCAGCCCGAGGGCGTTCACGGCCCCAGTGAAGTGATCGACAGCGAGTATCGATGGACCGATCAAAACTGGAAGGGCGTACGGCGGGATGACTTGGTGATCTATGAAGCGCACACCGGCGCGTTCACCGAAGGCGGGACATTTCAATCTGCGATCGATCGCCTGCCGGAGTTGGTCGATCTCGGTGTGACAGCGATCGAGTGGATGCCGGTCGCGGCATCTGCGGGCCGGTGGAATTGGGGGTACGACGGAGTCAACTTCTTTGCGCCTACCGAAGCGTACGGAACGCCCGATGACTTTCGGCGGTTTGTCGATGCAGCGCACGGGGCCGGTTTAGCCGTCCTGTTAGATGTGGTCTACAATCATGTCGGCCCGGAAGGCAACTACCTGAACGAATTCGCCCCGTATTTTTCCAAACGCCATCATACGGTTTGGGGGGAAGCCCCGAACTTTGATGATCCCGAATTTGGTGACGAAGTTCGGCGTTACTTTATCGCCAATTCCATCTATTGGCTGGACGAGTTCCATCTCGATGGACTGCGAGTCGATGCGATTCACTGCATGATGGACGATCGCGAACCACACGTCGTATCGGAGATGGCCCGCGCCGTGGGGCAGTGGTCACAAGCGACAGGCCGTCCGGCGTTGTTGATCGCCGAATCCAATGTGTACGATCCGGACATGCTGGTCGAACAAAGCGACGGTGGTTTGGGCTTTGATGCGATGTGGTGTGACGATTTCTTGCACAGCACCTTCTCCGTGTTGCGTCCCGAAGAGCAACTGACCAATCGTGAATATCGCCCGCAGAGCGACTTGGCCCAAACGCTGCAGTTCGGATATGTCTACGAAGGGACGATGCGGGATCAACCCGAGCGTCGAACGCTTGACAAGCGTGTGGAAACACACGGCATGGTGTACTCGATCCAAAACCATGACTTCATAGGGAACCATCCACTGGGCGAACGACTGCATCGTCTGACATCACACGATGCTCATCGAGCCGCGGTGGCGCTGATGACGTTGTCTCCAGCGATCCCGATGTTCTTCATGGGGGAAGAGTTTGCTTGTGAAGCACCGTTCTGTTTCTTTGTCGATTTCGGCGACGATCACCTGCGGCAAGCGGTCGTCGAAGGTCGCCGAAGAGAATACCCTCAGCATGATTGGGATGCGGGCGTTCTTCCGACCGATGAAGCCGCGTTCACAAGGGCCAAGATCGGTCGCCGAGAAGACGGTCATACCGAGACGTTAAACTGGTACAAGCAGGTAATTCGTTTGCGACGACAGTTTCGCGACTCGGGTTTACTGGTCGACGACTGTCTGGAAGTCGACGTCGATCAAGAACGACAATGTTTCGTTCTTCGTTATCGCAACGCGGCCCAGATTCTGACCGTCGCGGTTCGTCTTTGCAGTGGCGCGATTGACAATGCAATTGCATTTGACGTTGATGGAGACGTGATCGCCAATTCCAAAGGCGGCGATTTTGGCGGCACGCTCGCGCCCAACCAAGCGGTGGTGGTTTTGAAAACGCTCGCCGCGGGCGGTATCGCCGACGACGCATGA
- a CDS encoding sialate O-acetylesterase, translating to MNLYLRSQLAFVVIAMFGFAFDATAEVRLPGFFGDHMVLQQEKPIRIWGWADPSETVNVTLLDSSGTLPDRSSTATADQSGSWSVELDALTASTKPLTLTVAATNRIEINDVLVGEVWLCSGQSNMEWAVRSSSNAEQEIAAADFPLIRHIKFARRPSNDPLDDVGGDWQTCSPDTVGGFTACGYFMARRLHDELDVPIGLINSSWGGTRVEPWTPPIGFQQVEALEDLYRSVLAKTPGTDRYKELLSRHLESTKTWLAKAESSLQAGERVTASPSFPNALKPYTSHQDPTMLYNGMIHAIVGYPIRGAIWYQGESNHNEGMLYFEKKKALINGWRELWNQGDFPFYFVQIAPYQYGNEDSTILPRFWEAQAAVQSLPNIGMVVINDIATLNDIHPPNKQDVGERLALWALKHDYGKSEVVAASPSMKSMTIEGDQVIIEFENTGGTLKTRDGQPPSHFELIGNDSYGFQDATATIDGNRVSLRSASVSKPTAFRFAWHKLAEPNLTGATGLPVGAFRGGEVPEFPTTAAIEREFTLVYDLNLKTLGRSISYDVDKSDQVGTFDRVGYLVELTPSEGEGQKVFVAMDAFTDQAKLLGVPTIDSGAVFQQSVSNLDVFSNQSSITGGRSIATGNIEFWPSNYGQRNRSGVTGASNTAYDFGDDPGPPNDGYGSMQVHNPGAKQTIFAVNNWKSGKNADLGIGNRDAEHSDWTFSSNASSYAKARLRVYVRPRSDAAE from the coding sequence ATGAATCTCTATCTCCGTTCGCAATTGGCGTTTGTCGTGATTGCCATGTTTGGCTTTGCGTTTGACGCCACCGCCGAAGTTCGCTTACCTGGGTTCTTCGGTGATCACATGGTGCTCCAACAAGAAAAGCCGATCCGCATTTGGGGATGGGCCGATCCATCGGAAACCGTCAACGTAACACTGCTCGATTCCTCGGGAACCTTGCCCGATCGTTCGTCGACCGCGACGGCTGATCAATCCGGTTCCTGGAGCGTTGAGCTTGATGCGTTGACTGCGAGCACCAAACCATTAACGCTGACGGTCGCCGCAACGAATCGCATCGAAATCAACGACGTGTTGGTGGGCGAGGTCTGGTTGTGCTCGGGGCAATCCAACATGGAATGGGCCGTTCGGTCGAGCAGCAATGCCGAGCAAGAGATTGCCGCCGCAGATTTCCCGTTGATACGGCACATCAAGTTTGCCCGTCGTCCGTCGAACGATCCACTCGACGATGTTGGTGGTGACTGGCAAACATGCTCACCCGACACGGTCGGTGGTTTCACCGCCTGCGGTTACTTCATGGCTCGGCGCCTGCACGACGAGCTCGACGTGCCGATCGGATTGATCAACTCGTCGTGGGGCGGAACGCGAGTCGAACCGTGGACGCCACCGATCGGTTTCCAACAAGTCGAAGCTCTCGAGGACTTGTATCGGAGCGTTCTCGCAAAGACTCCGGGAACAGACCGATACAAGGAATTGTTGAGCCGGCATCTCGAATCGACGAAGACTTGGCTCGCTAAAGCAGAATCGAGTTTACAAGCGGGGGAACGGGTGACGGCCAGCCCTTCGTTTCCAAATGCTTTGAAGCCGTACACGAGCCACCAGGATCCGACGATGCTCTACAACGGTATGATCCATGCCATCGTCGGCTACCCGATTCGTGGTGCGATCTGGTATCAGGGCGAATCGAATCACAACGAGGGAATGCTGTATTTCGAGAAGAAAAAGGCGTTAATCAACGGATGGCGTGAGCTTTGGAATCAAGGTGATTTTCCGTTCTACTTCGTTCAGATCGCCCCGTACCAATACGGCAACGAAGACAGCACGATCTTGCCGCGATTCTGGGAAGCTCAAGCCGCGGTTCAGTCGCTGCCCAATATCGGAATGGTTGTCATCAACGACATCGCAACGCTAAACGATATCCATCCGCCGAACAAACAGGACGTCGGAGAGCGACTGGCGTTGTGGGCGCTCAAGCATGACTATGGGAAATCAGAGGTCGTCGCGGCAAGTCCTTCGATGAAATCGATGACGATCGAAGGTGATCAAGTAATCATCGAGTTTGAAAATACCGGCGGAACGCTGAAGACACGCGATGGTCAGCCACCGTCTCATTTTGAATTGATTGGCAACGATTCCTATGGCTTTCAAGACGCTACAGCCACGATCGATGGCAATCGTGTTTCGCTTCGTTCCGCTAGCGTTTCTAAGCCGACCGCGTTTCGGTTCGCATGGCACAAACTTGCCGAACCAAACTTGACCGGCGCAACCGGCCTACCCGTCGGTGCATTTCGTGGCGGTGAAGTTCCCGAATTTCCGACCACGGCGGCGATCGAACGTGAGTTCACATTGGTCTATGACTTGAACCTTAAAACGCTTGGTCGCTCGATCAGCTATGACGTCGACAAAAGTGACCAAGTCGGAACTTTCGACCGAGTCGGTTATTTGGTCGAACTGACACCGAGTGAAGGCGAAGGGCAAAAGGTCTTTGTCGCAATGGATGCGTTTACCGATCAAGCCAAACTGCTGGGCGTCCCAACGATCGACTCGGGGGCCGTGTTTCAACAGTCGGTCAGTAATCTGGACGTCTTTTCCAACCAATCGTCGATCACCGGCGGACGCTCGATCGCGACGGGAAACATCGAATTTTGGCCAAGCAACTATGGCCAACGAAACCGGAGTGGTGTCACCGGGGCGTCTAATACAGCGTACGACTTTGGTGACGACCCGGGACCTCCGAACGATGGTTATGGATCGATGCAAGTTCATAATCCGGGTGCGAAACAAACGATCTTCGCGGTCAACAATTGGAAGTCCGGAAAGAATGCGGATCTTGGCATTGGCAATCGCGATGCCGAACACTCCGATTGGACATTCAGCTCCAACGCGTCGAGCTACGCCAAGGCACGACTGCGGGTCTATGTTCGTCCCCGATCAGACGCGGCCGAGTGA